Genomic DNA from Calditrichota bacterium:
GGCATACAAGGCCAAAGGGACAAAACCCAAAGCAGCGGGAATATAGGTTTCCGGCGATAAATATCCGTCAGGAATGTGCATGACCATCCTTTTTTATGGTCAATATTTACGTTGTCTTGGAGCTGAAGCCATTCAAGAATGCTATTGACTGCGCCTTTCGATCAATTAAAATCACGTGAGCACAATTTATGGTATTCACAGTGCTTAAAGTGAACTCAGAATTATTTAAAAAACTACCGGTGATGCACTAATGTAGAAAATTATGGTCTGGTTTGTCAAGTAAAAATTTGTGTCGTAGCGGGGAATCCATTCAAAGAATGGGAAGATTGTATTGTATTTTCTTGTTTTTCGCGTGAGTGCGTGCTATTAAAAAATAGGCCCAAGTCCAAATAATTCTCATTTTACAATACGCGGCCCCGGCAAGCCCCCCAAAAGCGGCCGGTCGAAAAGGAGTTTTATTCTACAATCTTCACCTTTAAAAACCGTCGTTTGCCGACCTTTAGAACAAAATCTTTTTCCGGTTGGATTTCCAGATTGGTATCGGTGATTTTTTGTCCATCAATACTCACGGCTCCCTGTTGAATAAGCCGCCGGGCCTCGGCGTTGGTTTTCACCAATCCGGCGGAGGCCATCAGGCGCACAATCCAGATTTTGCCCTCTGATTTCTTCAGCACAAACTCGGGCATATCGTCAGGAAGCTGTTTCTGGCTGAAGACCCGTTCAAATTCCTCACGGGCGCTTTTTGCTGCCGTTTCACCGTGGTAAATTTTTACAATTTCGAATGCCAGCTTTGCCTTTAAATCCCTTGGGTTAATACCGGGGTCTTCCAATTGTTTTTTGATCTGCTCAAGTTCTTCGTTGGGAACGTCTGTCGCCAATTCAAAATAGGTGTAGATCAGGTTATCGGGGATGGACATGGTTTTGCCGAACATGTCGTTGGGGGGCTCGTTAATCCCGATGTAGTTTCCCAGGCTTTTACTCATTTTTTCAGTGCCGTCCAGGCCCACCAGCAGGGGCATGGTGAGGATTACCTGCGGCTCCAGGCCGTACTCGCTCATGATGTCCCGACCCACCAGCAGGTTAAATTTCTGGTCGGTGCCTCCCAGCTCCACATCGGCTTTCAGAGCGACGGAATCGTAGGCCTGCACCAGCGGGTAAAGAAATTCCATAATGGAGATCGGCTTGCCGGCTTTCATCCGTTTTTTAAAATCGTCGCGTTCCAGCATCCGGGCAACGGTGTATTTGGATGTCAGAACCAGCACATCTTCAAACATCAATTTGCCGTGCCAGCGACTGTTAAAATCGATAAGGGTCTTTTCGGGATCGAGCACCTTAAAGATTTGTTCTTTGTAGGTTTCGGCATTTTTAAGCACATCTTCCTTTGTCATGTGCTTGCGCATTTCATTGCGGCCGGAGGGGTCACCAATCATGCCGGTAAAATCGCCGATCAGGAAAATGACCTGGTGTCCCAATTGCTGGAATTGGCGTAATTTTCGGATGCTCACCATGTGTCCCAGATGAATGTCCGGCGCCGTGGGGTCAAATCCTTCTTTAATGCGCAGCGGCTTGTTTTCCTTAATGGAGCGCTCCAATTTTTTTACCAGTTCTTCTTCAGGAATAATTTCATCGGTACCCCGACGAATCAAATCCATCTGTTCATTCACGCTTGGAAACATTCAACCTCCGGTTAAAAATTAAATCTTATTAAGAAATATTTTTACCAAATCAATCAACAAACCCAACAACACAAAGAACCCAACAAACCCTAGTACTTCACCTTCTGCTTTATTTCCCGCTTCATTTCCCGTTCCATATCGCGTTTGGCAATGTCTTTCCGCTTGTCGTAGGTGTGTTTTCCTTTGACCAATCCCAGTTCCACCTTGGCGCGTCCGCGCTTAAAGTAGATTTTAAGGGGGACCAGCGTCAGTCCTTTTTCTTTGATCTTGCCGGTCAGCTTGTCGATTTCGGCACGGTGCAGCAGTAGTTTTCGGGTGCGTGTCGGCTCGTGATTAAAGGCCGTCCCGTGTGAATACGGGCTGATGTGCATATTCAGCAGGAACACTTCACCGTTCTTAACCGTTGCGTAGCTATCTTTAAGATTGCACTTGCCTTCCCGCAGCGACTTTACTTCTGTTCCAACCAGCTCAATACCTGCCTCATGGGTTTCCAGAATGTGGTAATCGTGATAGGCTTTTCGGTTTGTTGTTACAATTTTTATGGAGTCATTTCCCATTTGAAGCAGACACCCATTTAAAAGATTCGAATTATTTCCCACCAAATTTTCCGACTAATCATAAAAGATGGGTTTGAAATTACATAAAATAGATCAATCCAAAAAGACCCAGTGCAAAACAGTAAACGGCAAACCAGCTAAATTTTCCCCGCTTAACGAGGTCCAACAAGAGAATAATGGCAAAGTAACCCGAAATGAATGAAACGAGTGTGCCGATCCCGAGAGACAAAACCTCGGCGTGAGGAATCGCCGGCCCGGCAAGTAAATCCTTAAGCTTAAGAACAAAGGCTCCGAAAATGGCAGGTACGGCCAATAAAAAGGAAAAACGAGCCGCTTCATTTTTTTCCAATCCCAGCAACATGGCAGCGGAAATGGTTGACCCGGAGCGCGAAATTCCCGGGATAATGGCAAACGCCTGAGCCGAACCAATAAGAATGGAATCGGACGTTGTGGGCGTGCTTCGCCTGGTTTTTCCGAATCGGGAAAGGAGCAAAATCACGCCGGTGATCAAGAGCATAATGGACACAAAGCGGGGTTCGGAAAAAGCGCTCTCAATTGTTTTATCAAACAAAACGCCAATGATTCCTGCGGGAATGGTCCCAATCACCAGAAGGATCAGCAGTCGGAAGCCCTTGTCGGTTTTCCAGAGATGGCCGGTTTGTCCGGGATGGGCGATCCACCGAAGAGCCGCTTGAAACATGGCCACGATGTCTGACCAAAAGGCCACAACCACGGCCAAAAGAGTTCCGAAATGAACAAAAACCTCGAACGTAATGCCCTGTTTTTGAATATGCAAAATGGCTTCTGCCAGCACCAGATGTCCCGAGCTGCTGACGGGCAAAAACTCGGTCAGTCCCTGAATCAGACCCAAAATAATAGATTGTGTGAGTGTCATTGAATCCGTCCCTTTTAAGAATAAATGAATCTAAATATAACGGATTTTGGGGAAAGATTCAAGTTAAAAGATAGTCAATTGCGCCATGACTTGCTTGAAGGCTGGAAACGAATTAATAAAAAAGGCGGGAAGCCTTTTTGTGGGCTGCCCGCCTGAATTTGGAGAAAGGGGACTATTTTAGGCGATAAAGAACACCGGCGTAAATCCCGAGAAAATCCACCCCGTCCGTGTGATAACGAAGTTCGGCATAGGCGGTCATTTTCGGATTAATTGAATATTCGGCACCGCCAAAAATCTGAGCGCCAAAATCCAGATTTGTATTTGATTCACTGTTTTTGATATAAATACTGGCGGGTCCCGTATAATTCCAACTGGACCGGCTAAACACGAAGGCCAAACCCGCACCGGCATAGGGTTTGAAGGGCATATTTTCAAGGTTAAAATAATATTTAGCGCCGCCTCCGAAAACCATCTCTGTCCACTTCCAATCCCAATAGACCCCCTCGGCATATTTCTTGGTCCAGAACTGCGCAAATCCAACCAGATGAAAGTCCTTCATAAAGGTTCCCAGTTCAGCATTCCCAGCCAACGAAATTGTACTGCCAATGCCGCCTGAGGGATTTACAAAACCAATTCCTCCACCTGCAGCATTCAAGCCTATCTGTAAATTGTTCTGCGCCTGCCCCAATGATGAAAAGGATACAAGCAGGGCAATCGCAAAAGCCAACCATCCCATTTTTTTCATGTTGATTCTCCTTGTTTTTTGTTCAGTTGTCTATTATTTATTGTGTTTTTTAGCGTTAAGTATTTGCCAGATATAATGTGTCCTGCCCGAATTTTACGGTGAAGATTCGGTTCCCAATTTAAAAAAGAATCTGACAATGAATTGATACGCAAAAGAGCAGATAATGGAAATATAATTCTGGATCCCATATACAGATGAAAAGCCCCGGCAAATGAAACCATTTGTCAGGGCTTTTTTATGGGAGGGATAAATATTATTTATTCTTTTTCAATTCATCGGCTTTATCGAATGCGGCTTTTCCTTTTTTGCTTTCACCAATCCGGACGTAGGCCACGGCTAAATTGTACCAGGCATTGGGATTGTCCGGCTTGATTTTTACGGCTTTTTCAAGATAAGTAACTGCTTTGGTATATTCAGCCTTTTCCTGATCTTTTAGCTTTTGCAGATCGCTTTTCGAAATTTTCTTACCCGACTCTTCCAATTTTCGGCGTTCTTTGGTAATCTTATCGCCATAGTAAAGGTAGGCATTTCCCAAATTGTAAACCACATCGTAGTCATTGGGGGTCTTTTGAGCCAATTGTTCAAAAATCTTAATGGCATTGGGCCAGTCCTCTTTCTGGAAATAAAGCCGTCCCAGGTTAAACAGAAGATCGGTATCATTCGGATTATTTTTAATGGCCTTCTTGTACATGTCAAAGGCTTTTTGGGAATTTCCCGTCATATCGTAAGCGAGGGCCAGGTATGAAAAGGCGTCCTTATTGTTCGGATCCAACTCAATGGCCTTTTCAAACATCTTAATGGCCTGATCGTATTGCTTTTCGTTGTAGTAAACGGATCCCAGTGTAAAATAGATTTTAGGATCGTCTTTCTTTAGCTCCAGCACCTTTTTGTAGAGCTCTTCAGCCTTCTTGATATTGTTTTTCTTGATGTACGCAAACGCCATGTTCTGGTAGCTTTCAGCGCGGGTGGAATCGATTCGAATGGCGGTTTCAAAACTCTTGATGGCATCGTCATATTTTTTGGCCTTTAGCAAACGAACGCCGCGGTTATAATTTTCACCCCAATATTTTAACCGATAGTTCTGAATATTCTTTTTGTACTTGTCTGTCAGTTTCAGGGACTCGTCAAACTCTTTGTTCATGAGTTCAAACTTACCCAGTTTTGCGTAGGATGCGCCCAACAGATAGTGTGCTTCGGCATTGGATGGATTCTGTTTGACTTCAATTTCCAACTGTTCGATGGCTTTGTCAATGTTATCCTGCTGCAGGTAAACCTTGGCGGACGTAAAGGCCGTACTATTACACCCGGCAAAATAGGCCAACAACACTCCCCCAAGGACTAACAAAACAATGGTTTTTATCTTGTTCATTTGAAACTATCCTCCTTTAAATATTGTAATTTTGTGATTTTTAAATCTAAAAAATATACGATATAATCCCAAAGAAATCAAGATTTATTTTTTGCTCCGTTTTATTTTAGATTTCGATTTCTGGCCTCCTGTGAAAAATGCAAAAATCGAGGCTATCGGTTAAGCCGTGTTCAATTCGTTTTTGGCGGATCGGACGTTGCGGAATTCTGATTCATCATTAATTTTTTTATGGATTCTCCAAATGGGGGGCGCAGCACCCCTTTTTCGGTCACAATTGAAGTAATCAGGGCACTTTCTGTAATGTCGAATGCCGGGTTGTAAACCGAAACATTTTCGGGGGCGGTTAGAACCCCGAATCGGCGGATCACCTCATCCCGATTGCGCTCTTCAATTGGAATGTGGCCGCCGTCCTCAATGGACAAATCGAACGTGCTGGACGGGGCTGCTACGATAAAGGGAATTTTGTGTTTTTCAGCCAAAACGGCCAGATTGTAGGTCCCGATTTTATTGGCCACATCGCCATTTCGGGCAATACGGTCGGCTCCCACGACAATATAATCAATTTTTTTCTGTTTCATAACGAAAGCAGCCATGTTGTCGCAAATTACGGTTACGTCGATCCCGGCCTGTTGCAGCTCCCATGCCGTCAGGCGGGAACCCTGAAGCTGGGGGCGGGTTTCATCGGCGAAAACACGGACGGTTTTGCCGGCCTCCTGTGCGGCGTAAATAATGCCCAGTGCCGTGCCGTAATCGGCCGTAGCCAGTGCGCCTGCATTACAATGGGTAAGGAATGTAATGGATTTTTCTTTAATGAGGGAAAGCCCGTTTTTGCCGATTGCCCGGCACATTTGCCGATCTTCTTCCAGAATGTTCTGTGCCTCCTGCAGAAGTTCGGCGAGACGAACCCGTGGTGGTAAATGGGCAATACGCCGGGCTTTTTGCTCCATGCGGTTAAGCGCCCAGAACAAATTAACGGCGGTTGGCCGGGTTTTTCTTAATTGGAAAACAGCAGAAGAAACCCCTTCCAGAAAATCTTCCGGAGAGGAATTCGCCACCGTTCGTGCCCCCAGATAAACACCAAACGCGGCCGCGATTCCAATGGCGGGGGCTCCCCGAATCTGCATGCTTCGAATGGCATGGGCCATTTCCGTCGGGGATTGAATCCGGCGCTTCAGGATCTTTTCAGGCAAGAGCGTCTGGTCGATCAGGTAAACCGAATCCTCTTTCCATTCAATAGTACGAATTGGCATAGGGCACTTCCTTTCTTACTCACCGATGATGTGAACGATAATTTTCCGATGACGCGGCCGGTTGTCAAAATCAATAAAAATAATTTGCTGCCAGGTACCCAGAACCAATTCCCCTGCGTAAAAGGGAATGTTTAGGGACGGCCCCACAAGAGAGGCCCGAAGATGAGAGTACCCGTTGCCGTCACCCCAGGTGCGATCGTGGTGATAAGACCGATTGGATGGGATAATCTGCTCGAAAAATTCGGGTAAGTCCTGCAGCAAGCCCGGCTCATATTCAATGGTTGTAAGCGCCCCGGTAGACCCGGGCACAAACAGAAGAACCGACCCCTGCCGAAGGCTGGATTGGCCGATTTTTTCACGGACATCCGGGGTAATATCAATAATGTCGGTGTTTCCGCGGGTCTCTTTTGTAATCGTTTCGAAGATAATTTCCATCACTGTTTTCCTCCGGTTTATTTAATGCATGATCCGTAACAGGACGGTTTCCAACCCCGGGTTCAAGAAATGGCCCACAAGACACGGTTTGAGACAAGCGCAGTTCCGGAAACCGATCCATCGTTTTTGGGGAGAAAAATCCGAATTTGGTTCAAACTAAATATATGAAAGAATTCATAAACAAGAAAGAAAAAATCACGGCTTCCGAGAAATGTGTT
This window encodes:
- a CDS encoding tyrosine--tRNA ligase gives rise to the protein MFPSVNEQMDLIRRGTDEIIPEEELVKKLERSIKENKPLRIKEGFDPTAPDIHLGHMVSIRKLRQFQQLGHQVIFLIGDFTGMIGDPSGRNEMRKHMTKEDVLKNAETYKEQIFKVLDPEKTLIDFNSRWHGKLMFEDVLVLTSKYTVARMLERDDFKKRMKAGKPISIMEFLYPLVQAYDSVALKADVELGGTDQKFNLLVGRDIMSEYGLEPQVILTMPLLVGLDGTEKMSKSLGNYIGINEPPNDMFGKTMSIPDNLIYTYFELATDVPNEELEQIKKQLEDPGINPRDLKAKLAFEIVKIYHGETAAKSAREEFERVFSQKQLPDDMPEFVLKKSEGKIWIVRLMASAGLVKTNAEARRLIQQGAVSIDGQKITDTNLEIQPEKDFVLKVGKRRFLKVKIVE
- the smpB gene encoding SsrA-binding protein SmpB produces the protein MGNDSIKIVTTNRKAYHDYHILETHEAGIELVGTEVKSLREGKCNLKDSYATVKNGEVFLLNMHISPYSHGTAFNHEPTRTRKLLLHRAEIDKLTGKIKEKGLTLVPLKIYFKRGRAKVELGLVKGKHTYDKRKDIAKRDMEREMKREIKQKVKY
- the uppP gene encoding undecaprenyl-diphosphatase UppP encodes the protein MTLTQSIILGLIQGLTEFLPVSSSGHLVLAEAILHIQKQGITFEVFVHFGTLLAVVVAFWSDIVAMFQAALRWIAHPGQTGHLWKTDKGFRLLILLVIGTIPAGIIGVLFDKTIESAFSEPRFVSIMLLITGVILLLSRFGKTRRSTPTTSDSILIGSAQAFAIIPGISRSGSTISAAMLLGLEKNEAARFSFLLAVPAIFGAFVLKLKDLLAGPAIPHAEVLSLGIGTLVSFISGYFAIILLLDLVKRGKFSWFAVYCFALGLFGLIYFM
- a CDS encoding porin family protein, producing MKKMGWLAFAIALLVSFSSLGQAQNNLQIGLNAAGGGIGFVNPSGGIGSTISLAGNAELGTFMKDFHLVGFAQFWTKKYAEGVYWDWKWTEMVFGGGAKYYFNLENMPFKPYAGAGLAFVFSRSSWNYTGPASIYIKNSESNTNLDFGAQIFGGAEYSINPKMTAYAELRYHTDGVDFLGIYAGVLYRLK
- a CDS encoding tetratricopeptide repeat protein, producing MNKIKTIVLLVLGGVLLAYFAGCNSTAFTSAKVYLQQDNIDKAIEQLEIEVKQNPSNAEAHYLLGASYAKLGKFELMNKEFDESLKLTDKYKKNIQNYRLKYWGENYNRGVRLLKAKKYDDAIKSFETAIRIDSTRAESYQNMAFAYIKKNNIKKAEELYKKVLELKKDDPKIYFTLGSVYYNEKQYDQAIKMFEKAIELDPNNKDAFSYLALAYDMTGNSQKAFDMYKKAIKNNPNDTDLLFNLGRLYFQKEDWPNAIKIFEQLAQKTPNDYDVVYNLGNAYLYYGDKITKERRKLEESGKKISKSDLQKLKDQEKAEYTKAVTYLEKAVKIKPDNPNAWYNLAVAYVRIGESKKGKAAFDKADELKKNK
- the mtnA gene encoding S-methyl-5-thioribose-1-phosphate isomerase, coding for MPIRTIEWKEDSVYLIDQTLLPEKILKRRIQSPTEMAHAIRSMQIRGAPAIGIAAAFGVYLGARTVANSSPEDFLEGVSSAVFQLRKTRPTAVNLFWALNRMEQKARRIAHLPPRVRLAELLQEAQNILEEDRQMCRAIGKNGLSLIKEKSITFLTHCNAGALATADYGTALGIIYAAQEAGKTVRVFADETRPQLQGSRLTAWELQQAGIDVTVICDNMAAFVMKQKKIDYIVVGADRIARNGDVANKIGTYNLAVLAEKHKIPFIVAAPSSTFDLSIEDGGHIPIEERNRDEVIRRFGVLTAPENVSVYNPAFDITESALITSIVTEKGVLRPPFGESIKKLMMNQNSATSDPPKTN
- a CDS encoding YjbQ family protein — translated: MEIIFETITKETRGNTDIIDITPDVREKIGQSSLRQGSVLLFVPGSTGALTTIEYEPGLLQDLPEFFEQIIPSNRSYHHDRTWGDGNGYSHLRASLVGPSLNIPFYAGELVLGTWQQIIFIDFDNRPRHRKIIVHIIGE